In one window of Tripterygium wilfordii isolate XIE 37 chromosome 1, ASM1340144v1, whole genome shotgun sequence DNA:
- the LOC119996171 gene encoding O-fucosyltransferase 19-like, whose product MTRRRVLEYGGGKMATTMRLRRRVGNMSRGCGFGSLLGLIFLSLMAKFALFSSLKDGGEGLITQKLVYESQGMANNVVNGEGDEMKNHVAPPKLLPTPEIWMKPNSENYCQCISRSRNQKRNETGSNGYILVHANGGLNQMRTGVCDMVAIAKLMNAALVFPYLDHKSFWTDTSDFKDIFNRTHFIETLKDDINIVECLPPQFARIAPHKMAPVSYSKPNYYRVKMSALLRKRKVIHFTLSDSRLANNGLAGSIQRLRCRAMYVGLKYTDEITELGEKLVDRLKKDDKPFIALHLRYEKDMLSFTGCSHNLTEEEDKELERLRYSVSRWKEKIINGTAKRVEGLCPMTPREAAVFLEALGYPSDTNIYIVAGKIYGENGIRGLTDKYPNVFSHSNLATEEELKPFEKHSNKLAAIDNIVALESDVFIYTYDGHMAQAVQGHRIFEGFRKTIRPDILNFVRLIDKLDHGSMLWDEFSSEVRRLHEKRIGAPYHRQVRDVPRHEESFYANPFPGCICDKSKSVRMENVIRMENATELTID is encoded by the exons ATGACGAGGAGACGTGTGCTCGAGTATGGAGGAGGTAAAATGGCGACAACAATGCGGCTTCGTAGAAGAGTTGGCAATATGAGCCGAGGTTGTGGGTTCGGGAGCTTATTAGGGCTAATATTTCTATCATTAATGGCTAAATTTGCGTTGTTTAGTAGTTTGAAGGATGGTGGAGAGGGATTGATAACACAAAAACTGGTCTATGAGTCTCAAGGAATGGCAAACAATGTTGTTAATGGGGAAGGCGACGAAATGAAGAATCATGTTGCACCACCCAAGTTGTTACCG ACTCCTGAAATCTGGATGAAACCCAACAGTGAAAACTACTGTCAATGCATCAGCCGATCTCGAAATCAAAAAA GGAATGAAACTGGTTCAAATGGTTATATTCTTGTTCATGCCAATGGAGGATTGAATCAGATGAGAACTGGGGTATG CGATATGGTGGCAATTGCAAAACTCATGAACGCTGCACTGGTTTTTCCTTATTTAGATCACAAATCTTTCTGGACTGATACCAG TGATTTTAAGGATATCTTCAATCGAACACATTTCATAGAAACTTTGAAGGATGATATCAACATTGTGGAGTGTCTTCCTCCCCAATTTGCAAGAATAGCGCCCCACAAAATGGCTCCAGTTTCTTATTCAAAG CCTAATTATTACAGAGTAAAGATGTCTGCATTATTAAGGAAGCGTAAAGTAATCCATTTTACGCTCTCTGATTCGCGTCTGGCCAATAACGGCCTTGCTGGCTCGATTCAAAGGTTACGTTGTCGTGCAATGTACGTAGGACTAAAATACACAGATGAAATTACAGAGCTTGGAGAGAAGCTGGTTGATCGGTTGAAGAAAGACGACAAGCCTTTTATAGCTCTCCATTTAAG ATATGAAAAGGACATGCTGTCCTTCACAGGGTGCAGCCACAATCTCACTGAAGAGGAGGATAAGGAGCTTGAGAGATTAAGGTATAGCGTATCCCGTTGGAAGgagaaaataatcaatggtaCAGCAAAAAGAGTTGAAGGGCTATGCCCGATGACCCCAAGAGAGGCTGCTGTGTTTCTTGAAGCCCTTGGTTATCCTTCGGATACGAATATTTATATAGTTGCAGGGAAAATTTATGGTGAGAATGGGATTAGGGGACTTACAGATAAGTATCCAAACGTATTCTCTCATTCGAATTTAGCAACAGAAGAAGAATTGAAGCCTTTTGAGAAACACTCGAACAAGCTTGCTGCAATCGACAACATTGTAGCGCTGGAGAGTGATGTTTTTATTTATACATATGATGGACACATGGCTCAGGCAGTTCAGGGTCATCGGATATTCGAAGGTTTCCGGAAAACAATCAGACCTGACAT ATTGAACTTTGTCAGATTGATTGACAAGCTGGACCATGGTTCGATGTTGTGGGATGAATTTTCATCGGAAGTTAGGAGGTTACATGAGAAAAGGATTGGAGCACCATATCACAGACAAGTTAGAGATGTTCCGAGACACGAGGAAAGTTTCTACGCAAATCCTTTCCCCGGTTGCATCTGCGACAAGTCAAAATCGGTCAGAATGGAAAACGTGATCAGAATGGAAAATGCGACTGAGCTTACGATCGACTGA
- the LOC120009870 gene encoding syntaxin-81-like: MARIRDRTEDFKDSVRQTAVSLGCNESKLASILASFIIHKPRQRSPFTKAALKTLESIGELEKFLLRHRKDYVDLHRTTEHERDSIEHEVTTFIKTCKEQIDILKNSINDEEANSKGWLGIKADRPNADTIAHKHGVVLILSEKLHSVTAQFDQLRTIRFQDTINKAIPRRKLNRVTTSNSSETSKMNHSDLREPDEIHPEPLRVKQQLLDDETRALQVELTSLLDAVQETETKMVEMSALNHLMSTHVLQQAQQIEFLYEQAVEATKNVQLGNKELSQAIQRNSSSRTFLLLFLFVLTFSIIFLDWYS, translated from the exons ATGGCGAGAATCAGAGACAGAACTGAGGATTTCAAAGATTCTGTGCGGCAAACGGCGGTTTCTCTTGGATGTAACGAG TCCAAATTGGCCTCGATTTTGGCATCTTTTATAATCCACAAACCTCGACAAAGATCACCGTTTACAAAAGCTGCGCTCAAAACG CTTGAGAGTATTGGAGAGTTGGAAAAGTTCTTGTTGAGGCATCGGAAGGATTATGTGGATCTGCATCGAACTACTGAACATGAAAGAGATAGCATTGAACATGAA GTTACTACTTTTATTAAAACCTGCAAAGAACAAATTGATATACTCAAGAATAGCATAAATGACGAGGAAGCAAACTCGAAAGGATGGCTTGGGATTAAGGCTGATAGACCCAATGCTGATACCATAGCACATAAACATGGAGTG GTTCTGATTTTAAGTGAGAAACTCCATTCAGTTACAGCACAATTTGATCAACTAAGAACCATACGCTTCCAAGATACTATTAACAAAGCAATACCGAGAAGAAAGCTTAATCGTGTTACTACTTCAAATTCTTCAGAGACCTCTAAAATGAACCATTCCGATCTCAGGGAGCCTGATGAAATTCATCCTGAGCCTCTCAGAGTAAAACAACAACTTTTGGATGATGAAACTCGTGCCCTTCAG GTGGAGTTGACGAGTCTTCTAGATGCTGTCCAGGAAACTGAAACTAAGATGGTGGAAATGTCTGCATTAAATCACCTCATGTCCACACATGTTCTACAACAAGCACAACAAATTGAGTTTCTATACGAGCAA GCCGTTGAAGCTACAAAGAATGTACAGCTTGGTAACAAGGAATTGTCACAAGCCATCCAGAGGAATAGCAGTAGCAGAACCTTTCTTTTGCTATTTCTGTTTGTACTTACTTTTTCAATCATCTTTCTTGATTGGTACAGTTAA
- the LOC119997762 gene encoding 60S ribosomal protein L35a-3-like, giving the protein MVKGRQGERVRLYVRGTVLGYKRSKSNQYPSTSLIQIEEVNTKEEVTWYAGKRLAYIYKASVKRNGTHYRCIWGKVTRPHGNSGVVRAKFKSNLPPKSMGSRVRVFMYPSNI; this is encoded by the exons ATGGTGAAGGGACGCCAAGGAGAGCGAGTCAG GCTCTACGTGAGGGGAACTGTACTCGGATACAAGAG GTCAAAGTCTAACCAGTACCCGAGCACATCCCTAATCCAGATTGAGGAAGTAAATACCAAGGAAGAAGTTACATGGTATGCTGGCAAGCGGTTGGCTTACATCTACAAAGCCAGTGTGAAGAGAAATGGAACACATTATCGCTGTATTTGGGGAAAGGTGACTAGGCCTCATGGTAACAGTGGTGTTGTTCGGGCTAAGTTCAAGTCCAATCTGCCTCCCAAATCCATG GGCTCTAGGGTTAGAGTCTTTATGTACCCCAGCAATATCTGA